The genomic region AAATTAGACTTGTGGAACAAATGCAGTATTGTTTTTTAGGAGGTAGTAAATTACCCTAATTAACTTTTTACCGACATGGCATCTGGCAACATTGAAGTGTTTGCCTTCAGAACGCTTTTTGACCATATAATCACTAAAGACTTTATCGCGCATAGCAACAAGTCTAGATGCTTGCATAATAGCCCACCTAAGGTATGTAGAGCCTCTCTTAACCATTGGAGTTTTAGATGCATTGTAAGTCCCAGATTGGTAAGTAGAAGGATCCATACCTGCAAATGCAAGAAGTTTAGTGGGTTGGAGAAACGATCAATATGACCAATTTCGGCTAATATAATGGCGGCTAGAGTATATCCAATGCCAGGAATAGTAATGAGTGGGGTATTGAGTTCTTGTACGACTAATTTAATTTGATTATCTAATGCATCTATTTCTGTTTGTACAGATTGTATGAGGCGAATAGTTTGTTGTAATTCGAAGGTCAGAGCGATTGCTTGACCCAATAGATTTGATAGCAAGCTCTTTTAAAGCAATTGCTTTCTCTTTGCTATATTTACCTTTAGAGGTCGTTCTTATTAGGTTTGTCAACTTTGTCAGATTGCAGTTGTAAATACTATAGGGGTTGGTAATTCAATTAATAATGCATATTTGGAACTTTGGTGTATAGACCAAAATAAGCTTGGCAATTCAGGAAAAATGATATCTATTAAGCGACTAACTGAAAGTTTAAGTCTAGAACGGTAACTAACCATTCTATGACGGTGTCTTGTTAGTGACTTTAGCTCCTGAATCTGATATGATACTGGTGAATAGGATTTAGATTCATCAGTAAAGAGCATAGTTGCAATGACCTTAGCGTCGGTCTTATCTGTTTTAGTTTTCCTAAGGGTTTGAGCCTTACGGAAAAGATTAGTAGCCAATGGATTTAGGATGGTGACCTGAAAGCCTTTGGAATACAGATAATTTGTGATATTTGTCTTTGTAATGACCTGTTGATTCAAGTCCTATTTTTACGTTGTTAATACTCTTGAGCCAAGAGCAGAAAGGATAGAAGAATATAGGGTATCAAAACCTTCCTTAGAATTAGAAATACGTAAAGAATTAGTATGAATAACACCATCAGAGTCTAAGATACAAAGCAATCGTGTTTAGCTTTGGCAACATCAATGCCCACAAATAACATAGTAATCAACTCCTTAAATATAGTACGCTATGTTTCCACAAACCCTATGTTAAATGTATCCTTGCTATATATAAAACGTCAAAGCGTTATCTAACTAATTAACAAATGAACATAGAGCTGTGGTTATAGCCTCAAAAGAAACAGTCGGCTGTATAGGGACAGCTGCCGTAGGTGAACAAACTAATCCACAGCGCCTATAAAGATTATATAGAAAATAATCTAGAAAGGAAAATGTATAATGACTTCCCCTATGTTTTCATTATACAAGGTGATAACATGAAGTATTATACAATTGGTCAATTTTCAAAATTGGTAGGGAAAAGTATCCAAACTATAACATTAAATGATAGCTAATAAATACGATACGATTGAGACAATCCAAATTTCTAGGTTGATATCAGATGCCTTTCGTGAATACTTAGTTGAGACAAAGAACAAAACTTCTATTGATTTTGGGTGTGGAATTGGTCTTATAGGATTGAACTTGTTAAATGATTTCAATTCTATGCTTTATCTGGATACCTCGCAGAAAATGATCAATATAATACATAAAAAATTAATGGCTTAGATGGTCAGGATGCTTCTTTATTTATACTTGATTCTCAAAAATAAACTTATTGATAGAGAGAAAATAGGATGATATCAAAAATTTGATGCTTTTAAAAAAATTAAAATGTGGCAAAGAGTAGGTGTATATGTTACCAAGGCCGTAAAAAATAATACTGAGTATAAATACGGATAAACCTATATTATAGTAGGATATTTTATGGCAGTACAAGCTTATATTAATTTATACGGGAATTGTCGAGAAGCAGTGGAGTTTTACTCGGATGTATTTAAAACTAGAAAATCACTGTTAATGCTATTTGGAGACCATGATGAATCTTGTTTTTGACTAATGAGACAGAAAAAGAATTAGTTATGTTACTAGTCTTATAATTAATGGAAGAAAGTCCCTCAATAACAATATAAAACAAAGAAGAAAAAATAAGAAAAAATAAGAAAAAATAAGAAAAAATAAGAATGAAAAAACCTATCGTAATCTAGTGTCTATGCACTAAATATTGATAGGCCTTTTTTAGTGCTATTATTTAGGCAAAAATAAAATTTCCTGAAAGCACCACTCTATATCTTAATTTAACATAATTACTTTACAATCAGTACGCTAGTAGTTGCCTGTTGCAATACAGCATTACTTACACTTCCTAAGAATAGTTTTTTCATTCCAGTTATACCTCTTCTACCCATTATAATAAGGTCGAAGCCCTCAACCTCTGCAAACTCAGAAATTACTTCAGCAGGAGAACCTTGCTTTAATATGGTATTTACTTTTATGTTCTTTTCTTCAAACATTTTTTCAGCCTCTAACAAATTCTTCTTACCTACCTCTTTAGCCTCTTCTCGTGCCTTTAGGAATCTTTCTACATCCTCTTTAGTAGGATGATCTACGTCACTCCAAGCCCCTATAGGTAAATCTAGTTTACCTTCATCTACACTTATTACGGAGACTTCATTTACATTGCAACCTTCAGCAATTTTACATGCCTTTTCTACTGCTCTTAAACTTTCCTTGGACCCGTCAGTACAAACTAAAATTTTCATATTAATTTATTCCTCCTTTTTATTTGGCTTCTGCCTATTAAAATGAGCAACTGGCTGTCCTATCGTTATCTGTATTCAGTTTATTACCCTAAAAAAAACAAAAAGAAACATTTATTTTTATACTTTTGTTGATAGATAAAGATTGACAGAGCAGAGAAATAATTATAATATTTAGTTAGCTAAACTAACTAAATATAAATGGGGTGATATGGATGCAAAATAAAATTGATATAGCTGCTGAAGAAATAGCAATGTTTTGTAGATTACAAATGTACGTAAAAAAAGAATTACCTATTCGATCTAGTGAGATGGGGGTACTTATTTATATTCATAAGCAAGACGGGGACGTTACTCCATTAATGATTAGCAACTTTTTTCAAATCGCAAAGCCTTCAGTGACAGCTATGATCAGCGAGCTCATTAAAAAGGGTTATTTAATTAAAGTACCATCTGTTACCGATAGGAGAAGTTATACAGTTTCTATTACTAATGAAGGTCATGAATTAGTTCAATCAACACGTGATGAATACTATAAAATCATAGAACTGCTTAAAGAAAAAATGGGACCAGAGAACTTTGAAGCATTTCTAAAGCTTATTCACAGTGCAAATCAAATACTTAAGGAGGTTAGAGGTTAATGAAAATACTTGTAACCGGTGCTTCTGGTAATGTAGGAAGTTATGTTGTAAAAGAATTACTGAATAAAGGAGAAAAGGTAGTAGTAGCTGGAACTGATATTGAAAAATTAACGAGAATGTTTGGAGATAATGTTGAAGTAGTTAAATTTGATTTTGAAGATGAAGGAACGTTTAATAATGCATTAGAAGGAGTAGACCGTGTATTCCTTATGCGACCTCCACATATCGGTGAGCCTGAGGGAATATATCCCTTTGTTGATGCTATGAGGTCTCATAATATAAAATTGGTATCTTTCTTATCATTAATGGGTGTAGAAAAAAATACAATACCACCTCACCATAAAATAGAAAAATATATTGAAAAAATTGGTGTTCCATATGCACATGTTAGGCCTGGATTCTTTATGCAAAACTTATCTGGGATTCACTCAGTTGAGATTAAAGAAAAGGGTGAAATATTTATCCCCGCTGGAAAGAGTAAAACGAGCTTTATCGATACAGCAGATATTGGTCTTATAGTGGCAACTTTACTACATGAATCAGAAACCTATGCAAATACTGCCCATACTATAACTGGATCAGAGTCTTTAGATTATTATGAAATAGCTGAAATTTTAAGTAAGGTCACTGGGAAGAAAATAACATACAAAAAACCTGGATTTTTTAAGTATAGAAGCTACTACATTAATAATAGGGGTTTAGATAAAAAATATGTCAATGTGACCGTAGCACTGTATTTCATGACAAGGATGGGTACCGCAAAGATGGTGACTGATGAGTTCTATAATATAACAGGAAGAAAACCTAGATCTTTTTATGATTTTGCTAGGGATAACGTAGATTGTTTTATGTAAGGATTTTTACCCATATTAATTAAAAAAAGTGTATTTAATAAAATAAATTTGCCTTTAGGTGCGAGGAGACTAACTATATGAAGTCAAGAAAAATTTCGTATTTAAAGAAGTCATGAAGAAAATAATTTTAAAGACATCTATTACAAAAAAATGCATGACAAACAGAGCAACTCAGTTGCTCTGAAAAAAATAGATTAAATTAGACTTGTGGAACAAATGCAGTATTGTTTTTTAGGAGGTAGTAAATTACCCTAATTAACTTTTTACCGACATGGCATCTGGCAACATTGAAGTGTTTGCCTTCAGAACGCTTTTTGACCATATAATCACTAAAGACTTTATCGCGCATAGCAACAAGTCTAGATGCTTGCATAATAGCCCACCTAAGGTATGTAGAGCCTCTCTTAACCATTGGAGTTTTAGATGCATTGTAAGTCCCAGATTGGTAAGTAGAAGGATCCATACCTGCAAATGCAAGAAGTTTAGCTGGGTTGGAGAAACGATCAATATGACCAATTTCAGCTAATATAATGGCAGCTAGAGTATATCCAATGCCAGGAATAGTAATGAGTGGGGTATTGAGTTCTTGTACGACTAATTTAATTTGATTATCTAATGCATCTATTTCTGTTTGTACAGATTGTATGAGGCGAATAGTTTGTTGTAATTCGAAGGCTGTAGAGCGATTGCTTGACCCAATAGATTTGATAGCAAGCTCTTTTAAAGCAATTGCTTTCTCTTTGCTATATTTACCTTTAGAGGCTGTTCTTATTAGGTTTGTCAACTTTGTCAGATTGCAGTTGTAAATACTATCGGGGGTTGGTAATTCAATTAATAATGCATATTTGGAACTTTGGTGTATAGACCAAAATAAGCTTGGCAATTCAGGAAAAATGATATCTATTAAGCGACTAACTGAAAGTTTAAGTCTAGAACGGTAACTAACCATTCTATGACGGTGTCTTGTTAGTGACTTTAGCTCCTGAATCTGATATGATACTGGTGAATAGGATTTAGATTCATCAGTAAAGAGCATAGTTGCAATGACCTTAGCGTCGGTCTTATCTGTTTTAGTTTTCCTAAGGGTTTGAGCCTTACGGAAAAGATTAGTAGCCAATGGATTTAGGATGGTGACCTGAAAGCCTTTGGAATACAGATAATTTGTGATATTTGTGCTGTAATGACCTGTTGATTCAAGTCCTATTTTTACGTTGTTAATACTCTTGGAGCCAAGAGCAGAAAGGATAGAAGAATATAGGGTATCAAAACCTTCCTTAGAATTAGAAATACGTAAAGAATTAGTATGAATAACACCATCAGAGTCTAAGATACAGCAATCGTGTTTAGCTTTGGCAACATCAATGCCCACAAATAACATAGTAATCAACTCCTTAAATATAGTACGCTATGTTTCCACAAACCCTATGTTAAATGTATCCTTGCTATATATAAAACGTCAAAGCGTTATCTAACTAATTAACAAATGAACATAGAGCTGTGGTTATAGCCTCAAAAGAAACAGTCGGCTGTATAGGGACAGCTGCCGTAGGTGAACAAACTAATCCACAGCGCCTATAAAGATTATATAGAAAATAATCTAGAAAGGAAAATGTATAATGACTTCCCCTATGTTTTCATTATACAAGGTTAATAAATGGATACAATAAAAAACTATTTATCAATATTTAAAAAACATGAAATATATCTTATTGACAAGTACAGAGAAGTCGGTGACATTTATACTTTTGTTTTTGATATGAAGAAGCCTATAAGCTGGAAGGCCGGGCAACATGGGATATTTACAATAAATCATATAAAGGTTAATAGACCTACTAGGGCATTTAGTATAGCTTCGACACCATATGAGGGGCACATAAAGATATCTATGAAAATTAGTGGAAATCCAAGTGATTTTAAAAAATCTTTGCTGGATTTAGAGCTAGGCAAGAAAATATTAATGAGAGGACCAATAGGGTCGCTTTATACACAAAGTCAAAAACCACTATTATTTATAGCCGGTGGGATAGGTATAACTCCTTATAGGGCTTTGATAAAGGAGCGTATTTTGAAGTCAGCAGATTTTTCAAATGATATACAATTACTCTATATGGACAGTAGAGAAGAATTCATATATGTCGAGGAACTAGATAATGCAAGTAAAGAATCGTCTATTAAAATTAGATATATAGCTAAACGTGATGATTTGAACCTAGAAATTGAAAAATTTGTGGAGGAGCATAGAAACGAAGCAGAATATTTTATTGTAGGGCCAAAAACGATGATTAAATCTATTGAAGCTCTCTTAAGAAGTAAAGAAATAGGAAAAAGGAATATAAAAAAAGATACCTTTATTGGTTACTAAATGAAAGTATGAGTGTATAAAATAATTTATCATCGTGCTGAATTGTTTCAGCAAATGATTATAAAATACATAATTTATGGAGAAAGTTACTTAATATATTGAATCCTTCAAATTAGCTCTGAAGGATTTTTTTATGAACTGATTACTAAATTAAAGTCAGCGTGCGGTAATAGTTGTAAATTAACAAAAGTTAAAGTAAAATAAAAGCAACAATAGTATCAAGTATTTATACATATTATTAATTATGTAACTATAGAATTTAAAGACTGGTTGATAAAGGAGTAGATAATCATGCAGTTCGCTAAAAGAATGAATCAATTTGGAGAGGGCATCTTTACAAAATTGGCAGAAATCAAAAGAAAGAAATTAGAAAAGGGAGAGCCTGTTGTTGATTTAAGTATAGGTGCACCAAATATTCCACCGGCTGACCACATAATAGAGGCTTTATGTACTGCGGCTTTAGACAAAAACAATTATACTTATGCTATTAATGACCAAAATGATTTATTAGAAGCTGTAAGTTATTGGTATAAAAAAAGATATGGTGTTGATTTGAACCCTAAAACAGAGGTATGTTCACTTTTAGGTTCTCAAGAAGGGCTTGCACATATTTCATTGTCTATTATAGATGAGGGGGATTTAGTTTTGGTACCCGATCCTTGCTACCCTGTATTTGCAGACGGACCACTATTAGCAGGAGCAAAGCTATATTTTATGCCACAGAAAAAAGAAAATGGTTATATTATAAATCTGGAGGATATTCCGGAATACGTTGCCAAAGAAGCTAAATTTATGATTGTATCATATCCAAATAATCCTACTACAGCTATGGCACCTGATGAATTTTATGTTGATTTAGTTGCCTTTGCAAAAAAATATGATATTATAGTACTTCATGATAATGCATATAGTGAACTTGTATTTGATGGACAACAGTGTGGAAGCTTTCTTGCATTTCCAGGAGCGAAAGATGTAGGAATCGAGTTTAACTCTCTATCTAAAACCTATGGTTTAGCAGGGGCCAGAATTGGTTTTTGTATTGGTAATGAGGAAGTTGTATCTCGGTTAAAGATTCTAAAATCTAACATGGATTATGGTATGTTTCTGCCAATTCAAAAAGCCGCAATTTCAGCTATTACTCAAAATCAAGATTGTGTAGAGGAAACTAGAAAGGCTTATGAAAAGAGAAGGGATATTCTCTGTAATGGATTTAATGAAATAGGTTGGAACATACAAAAACCTCAGGGAACTATGTTTGTTTGGTCGGAAATACCTACTAATTACAAGAAGTCTGAAGACTTTGTCATTGATATGATAGAAAAGGCAGGAGTTATCATTACCCCAGGAAGTGCTTTTGGTCCTTTAGGAGAAGGATATGTTAGGATGGCATTAGTGCAAGATGAAGAGGAATTGAGAAAGGCAATTAAAGCTGTTGATGAAAGTGGAATTTTAAAAGTATAGCCTTGCATAATATTGCATGCTACATGTATAAAGTAATAAAAGTATGTTTTTTAAAAAGCAATACAACCATATTTCTCTCTTTATAAACCCTACTTTAAAGTAGGGTTTTGTGTACGATAATTATGGTAAATAATTGTTTTCAAAGGAATGTTATTGACATATTTGACATACTTTCTTATACTATCAAAGTATGCAAAAATAATAAAGGATTTTATTTTATCCTATTTATATGTAATGATGTGCTTCTTGCTTTCACTGCAAGGGGTTTTTTTCATGTATACAGTGAAGGGGGTATAGAG from Serpentinicella alkaliphila harbors:
- a CDS encoding aminotransferase class I/II-fold pyridoxal phosphate-dependent enzyme, with the translated sequence MQFAKRMNQFGEGIFTKLAEIKRKKLEKGEPVVDLSIGAPNIPPADHIIEALCTAALDKNNYTYAINDQNDLLEAVSYWYKKRYGVDLNPKTEVCSLLGSQEGLAHISLSIIDEGDLVLVPDPCYPVFADGPLLAGAKLYFMPQKKENGYIINLEDIPEYVAKEAKFMIVSYPNNPTTAMAPDEFYVDLVAFAKKYDIIVLHDNAYSELVFDGQQCGSFLAFPGAKDVGIEFNSLSKTYGLAGARIGFCIGNEEVVSRLKILKSNMDYGMFLPIQKAAISAITQNQDCVEETRKAYEKRRDILCNGFNEIGWNIQKPQGTMFVWSEIPTNYKKSEDFVIDMIEKAGVIITPGSAFGPLGEGYVRMALVQDEEELRKAIKAVDESGILKV
- a CDS encoding FAD-dependent oxidoreductase, with product MDTIKNYLSIFKKHEIYLIDKYREVGDIYTFVFDMKKPISWKAGQHGIFTINHIKVNRPTRAFSIASTPYEGHIKISMKISGNPSDFKKSLLDLELGKKILMRGPIGSLYTQSQKPLLFIAGGIGITPYRALIKERILKSADFSNDIQLLYMDSREEFIYVEELDNASKESSIKIRYIAKRDDLNLEIEKFVEEHRNEAEYFIVGPKTMIKSIEALLRSKEIGKRNIKKDTFIGY
- a CDS encoding SDR family oxidoreductase: MKILVTGASGNVGSYVVKELLNKGEKVVVAGTDIEKLTRMFGDNVEVVKFDFEDEGTFNNALEGVDRVFLMRPPHIGEPEGIYPFVDAMRSHNIKLVSFLSLMGVEKNTIPPHHKIEKYIEKIGVPYAHVRPGFFMQNLSGIHSVEIKEKGEIFIPAGKSKTSFIDTADIGLIVATLLHESETYANTAHTITGSESLDYYEIAEILSKVTGKKITYKKPGFFKYRSYYINNRGLDKKYVNVTVALYFMTRMGTAKMVTDEFYNITGRKPRSFYDFARDNVDCFM
- a CDS encoding class I SAM-dependent methyltransferase gives rise to the protein MIANKYDTIETIQISRLISDAFREYLVETKNKTSIDFGCGIGLIGLNLLNDFNSMLYLDTSQKMINIIHKKLMA
- a CDS encoding universal stress protein; the encoded protein is MKILVCTDGSKESLRAVEKACKIAEGCNVNEVSVISVDEGKLDLPIGAWSDVDHPTKEDVERFLKAREEAKEVGKKNLLEAEKMFEEKNIKVNTILKQGSPAEVISEFAEVEGFDLIIMGRRGITGMKKLFLGSVSNAVLQQATTSVLIVK
- a CDS encoding MarR family winged helix-turn-helix transcriptional regulator, with the protein product MQNKIDIAAEEIAMFCRLQMYVKKELPIRSSEMGVLIYIHKQDGDVTPLMISNFFQIAKPSVTAMISELIKKGYLIKVPSVTDRRSYTVSITNEGHELVQSTRDEYYKIIELLKEKMGPENFEAFLKLIHSANQILKEVRG
- a CDS encoding IS110 family transposase, which codes for MNQQVITKTNITNYLYSKGFQVTILNPLATNLFRKAQTLRKTKTDKTDAKVIATMLFTDESKSYSPVSYQIQELKSLTRHRHRMVSYRSRLKLSVSRLIDIIFPELPSLFWSIHQSSKYALLIELPTPIVFTTAI
- a CDS encoding IS110 family RNA-guided transposase codes for the protein MLFVGIDVAKAKHDCCILDSDGVIHTNSLRISNSKEGFDTLYSSILSALGSKSINNVKIGLESTGHYSTNITNYLYSKGFQVTILNPLATNLFRKAQTLRKTKTDKTDAKVIATMLFTDESKSYSPVSYQIQELKSLTRHRHRMVSYRSRLKLSVSRLIDIIFPELPSLFWSIHQSSKYALLIELPTPDSIYNCNLTKLTNLIRTASKGKYSKEKAIALKELAIKSIGSSNRSTAFELQQTIRLIQSVQTEIDALDNQIKLVVQELNTPLITIPGIGYTLAAIILAEIGHIDRFSNPAKLLAFAGMDPSTYQSGTYNASKTPMVKRGSTYLRWAIMQASRLVAMRDKVFSDYMVKKRSEGKHFNVARCHVGKKLIRVIYYLLKNNTAFVPQV